A DNA window from Desulfomicrobium macestii contains the following coding sequences:
- the fliR gene encoding flagellar biosynthetic protein FliR, with protein MDLFSLDPAVILTFIFALMRISLILFMMPFFGGAVLPATVKAALCLTLTLALWPRLPLAGVQMPGHPFALAVMLGAELLLGLILGMVIRFVFAAIQTGGQLIGFQMGFAMVNVVDPDSGASEAVTAHFMYMVSLLTFLAINGHLYLLSGLMKSFDLLPPGSILISSRLTDQIFVLSGQIFVLAIQIGAPVIAAILLVDLALALISRASPQMNVLIIGFPIKIAVGFLFMGIIFEIISLHMEGFVSRMPLLFTQLIGAMR; from the coding sequence ATGGATCTCTTCTCCCTCGACCCCGCAGTCATCTTGACCTTCATCTTTGCGCTGATGCGCATAAGCCTCATTCTTTTCATGATGCCTTTTTTTGGCGGCGCAGTCCTGCCCGCCACGGTCAAAGCCGCGCTCTGCCTGACCCTGACCCTGGCCCTGTGGCCAAGACTTCCCCTGGCAGGAGTCCAGATGCCGGGCCATCCCTTCGCCCTTGCGGTCATGCTGGGCGCGGAGTTGCTGCTGGGCCTCATCCTGGGCATGGTCATCCGCTTCGTCTTTGCCGCCATCCAGACCGGCGGACAGCTCATCGGCTTCCAGATGGGCTTTGCCATGGTCAACGTCGTGGACCCCGATTCCGGCGCTTCCGAGGCGGTCACGGCCCACTTCATGTACATGGTCAGTTTGCTGACGTTCCTGGCCATCAACGGGCATCTGTATTTGCTGAGCGGCTTGATGAAAAGTTTTGACCTGCTCCCGCCCGGCTCCATTCTCATTTCCTCCCGGCTGACGGACCAGATATTCGTCCTGTCGGGTCAGATTTTTGTCCTGGCCATACAGATCGGCGCGCCGGTCATTGCCGCCATCCTCCTTGTGGATCTGGCCCTGGCCCTTATTTCCCGTGCGTCTCCGCAGATGAACGTGCTCATTATCGGCTTCCCGATCAAGATCGCCGTCGGCTTCCTGTTTATGGGCATCATCTTCGAAATCATCAGCCTGCACATGGAGGGATTCGTGTCCCGCATGCCGCTGCTCTTCACCCAACTCATCGGCGCGATGCGCTAG
- the flhB gene encoding flagellar biosynthesis protein FlhB codes for MAQNDPSRTENATPKRRNKARGEGNVPKSQELPKPLTLLFGLLMLQLYIGTIRTEIENLMQWFFTEGFVFELTPGSILTLFQTCLYSISVMVLPIMLVIAVAAFITVRLQVGQLWAPKVFKPKFQMFNVWSGLKKLFSKDALVRLVKSIFMAAAVALGPYIVIKQAFGEVIPLFYQPAESIAAYVLNAGQTMFYYALTPMILIGIADLLYTRWDYEENLKMTKGEVKDERKQAEGDPAIKNKQKQKMMAVMMRRMMQDVPKADVVITNPTHLAIAIRYNAMEAPAPMVLAKGAGAVAQRIKDIARENNVPIRENKPLARALYKVIEVGDTIPEEFYQAVAAILAQIYKTKHNPR; via the coding sequence ATGGCACAGAACGATCCGAGTCGCACCGAAAACGCCACCCCCAAACGACGCAACAAGGCGCGTGGCGAGGGGAATGTCCCCAAAAGCCAGGAGCTGCCCAAGCCCCTGACCCTGCTCTTCGGCCTGCTCATGCTGCAACTCTACATCGGCACCATCCGCACCGAAATCGAAAATCTGATGCAATGGTTCTTCACGGAAGGGTTCGTTTTCGAGCTGACTCCGGGATCGATTCTCACCCTGTTTCAGACCTGCCTTTACAGCATTTCAGTAATGGTCCTGCCGATCATGCTCGTCATCGCTGTCGCCGCCTTCATCACCGTCCGGCTACAGGTCGGACAGCTCTGGGCGCCAAAGGTCTTCAAGCCGAAATTCCAGATGTTCAATGTCTGGTCCGGCCTCAAAAAACTCTTCAGCAAGGATGCCCTGGTCCGCCTGGTCAAAAGCATCTTCATGGCGGCGGCCGTGGCCCTTGGCCCGTACATCGTCATCAAGCAGGCCTTCGGGGAAGTCATTCCGCTCTTTTACCAGCCCGCCGAAAGCATCGCCGCATATGTGCTCAACGCCGGGCAGACCATGTTCTATTACGCGCTCACCCCCATGATCCTGATCGGCATCGCGGACCTTCTCTATACCCGCTGGGACTACGAGGAGAACCTGAAAATGACCAAGGGCGAAGTCAAGGACGAACGCAAGCAGGCTGAGGGCGATCCGGCCATCAAGAACAAGCAGAAGCAAAAAATGATGGCGGTCATGATGCGGCGCATGATGCAGGATGTGCCCAAGGCCGACGTGGTCATCACCAACCCCACCCATCTGGCCATCGCCATCCGCTACAACGCCATGGAAGCTCCGGCCCCCATGGTCCTGGCCAAGGGCGCCGGAGCCGTTGCCCAGCGCATCAAGGACATCGCCCGGGAGAACAATGTGCCCATTCGTGAAAACAAGCCCCTGGCACGCGCCTTGTATAAGGTGATCGAAGTCGGAGACACGATTCCCGAAGAATTCTACCAGGCAGTGGCCGCCATCCTGGCCCAGATTTACAAAACCAAACATAATCCGCGCTGA